Within the Sphingobium baderi genome, the region TCAGCGGCAAGCGCCGCGTCTATGTCGCGGAAGCCAGCCTCGTCGATTCCGATGGTGAGGAAGTGGGCCGGGGCACGGGCACCTTCATGCGCTCGCAATATCCGCTCTCCTCCCTGCCCGGCTATGCCGGCTGACCGGCTTACAAGCGCGCTGCTGGTCGGCGTGCTGGTGCGGCGGGCGGCGGCGGCGGGCGGCTTTGCCACCGTGCTGGTGAAGGGGGACGCAACCAGCGGCGTCATCCTGATCCAGGCTTTGGAAAGAGGACAGGAAAACGGCCTTTTCGAACGGGTGCCCGACTATGCCGGTGGCTATCGATTCGCTGCCTGCGGTCCCGCGCCGGATAAGGGCCGGGAAGCGCTCGCACAATATATTGAGCGCCGCCGCCGGTCTGACCCCGAT harbors:
- a CDS encoding DUF1491 family protein, giving the protein MPADRLTSALLVGVLVRRAAAAGGFATVLVKGDATSGVILIQALERGQENGLFERVPDYAGGYRFAACGPAPDKGREALAQYIERRRRSDPDLWIIELDIADAERFAAETICS